The Pelistega ratti genome window below encodes:
- a CDS encoding RNA-binding S4 domain-containing protein: protein MTKQVLDFSLGQYEYIALCDLLKLTGVVDSGGQAKVLITEGYILRNGEVETRKTAKIRANECIELDGMVINVRE from the coding sequence ATGACAAAACAAGTATTAGATTTTTCTTTGGGGCAATATGAGTATATTGCCTTATGTGATTTGCTTAAATTAACTGGTGTTGTTGATAGTGGTGGGCAAGCTAAAGTATTGATTACAGAAGGTTATATCTTGCGCAATGGTGAAGTTGAAACAAGAAAAACAGCCAAAATTAGAGCGAATGAATGTATTGAGCTTGATGGGATGGTAATTAATGTACGCGAGTAA
- a CDS encoding GNAT family N-acetyltransferase, translating into MVIRPAILLDIPQILDLQRICYEVAFQEDSAAFSSKINQPDSLCWVVEKEGELLAYFMAIATNRERFPCLNTGQYDVLGHTDILYLHDMAISPQARGQGLLKQLLAKVWQQAEQLMLKEAFLIAVQGSSNMWASKGFIVVEAKQYGLEAQLRTYGEGAVLMYKKIGNSVLK; encoded by the coding sequence ATGGTGATACGTCCAGCGATCCTTTTAGATATTCCTCAGATACTTGACTTACAGCGTATTTGCTATGAGGTAGCTTTTCAAGAAGATTCAGCTGCTTTTTCCAGCAAGATTAATCAACCCGATTCGCTATGTTGGGTCGTGGAGAAAGAGGGGGAACTGCTTGCTTATTTTATGGCTATAGCGACTAACCGAGAACGGTTCCCTTGTTTAAATACAGGGCAATATGATGTGCTGGGGCATACAGATATATTGTATCTTCATGATATGGCGATTTCCCCTCAAGCACGAGGACAGGGTTTATTAAAACAGCTATTAGCAAAAGTTTGGCAACAAGCAGAACAATTAATGTTAAAAGAGGCTTTTCTTATTGCTGTTCAAGGCTCAAGCAATATGTGGGCAAGTAAGGGATTTATCGTGGTAGAGGCTAAACAATATGGATTAGAAGCCCAGTTACGCACCTATGGGGAAGGGGCTGTATTGATGTATAAAAAGATAGGGAATAGTGTTTTGAAGTAA
- the tpiA gene encoding triose-phosphate isomerase has product MRQRLVMGNWKMNGNLRSNSDLLSAIARAEPESAQVVVCPPFPYLAQAQSVLSNTPIQWGAQDISLYEKGAYTGEVSVGMLNDFACQWVIVGHSERRAYHAETSDTVAAKAKIALQHGLTPVVCVGELLSEREEGRTLSVIEAQLSPVLALGTEAVKALVIAYEPVWAIGTGLTATPEQAQEVHAFIRQLLSRVGAEQVRIVYGGSVKANNASRLFSMPDIDGALVGGAALDAKEFLAIVAA; this is encoded by the coding sequence ATGCGTCAGCGTTTAGTCATGGGTAATTGGAAAATGAATGGCAATTTACGGTCTAATAGTGACTTATTGTCTGCCATTGCTCGTGCAGAACCTGAATCGGCACAAGTGGTAGTTTGTCCTCCCTTTCCTTATCTTGCTCAAGCACAAAGTGTGCTATCAAACACGCCTATCCAATGGGGGGCTCAAGATATAAGTCTTTATGAAAAAGGGGCTTATACAGGCGAAGTATCTGTGGGTATGCTTAATGATTTTGCGTGCCAATGGGTGATTGTAGGGCATTCAGAACGCAGAGCGTACCATGCAGAAACCAGTGATACTGTTGCGGCTAAAGCAAAAATTGCTTTACAACATGGATTAACGCCAGTGGTCTGTGTGGGAGAGCTTTTATCTGAACGAGAAGAGGGGCGTACCTTATCAGTCATTGAAGCACAGTTATCGCCTGTATTGGCATTAGGAACAGAGGCGGTTAAGGCTTTAGTGATTGCGTATGAGCCTGTTTGGGCTATTGGAACGGGTCTAACGGCAACGCCAGAGCAAGCACAAGAGGTACATGCATTTATTCGCCAACTACTTTCTCGTGTAGGTGCAGAGCAAGTACGTATTGTATATGGTGGAAGTGTTAAAGCGAATAATGCTTCTCGTCTTTTTTCTATGCCTGATATTGATGGGGCATTGGTAGGTGGTGCGGCACTAGATGCTAAAGAGTTTTTAGCGATTGTCGCTGCCTAA
- the secG gene encoding preprotein translocase subunit SecG, which yields MSVYLFPALVAIQVISALSIIGLVLLQQGKGADMGSSFGSGSAGSLFGSAGSANFFSRLTKWAAVIFFASTLGLAVVSSQSSRYEPTDAGSVMENFTAIPTTDSAVPVAPVPSATPSAPAAATPSVEPAQPSSAEVPSAPALIPAETPAVEVAPTTEDTPATETNTTPEGQ from the coding sequence ATGTCAGTATATTTATTTCCTGCTTTAGTGGCGATTCAAGTCATTAGTGCATTATCTATTATCGGTTTGGTTTTACTGCAACAAGGTAAAGGCGCTGATATGGGGTCTTCTTTTGGTAGTGGGTCTGCGGGTAGTTTGTTTGGTTCGGCTGGTTCTGCGAATTTTTTCTCTCGTTTAACCAAATGGGCAGCAGTTATTTTCTTTGCGAGTACTTTAGGTTTGGCTGTGGTCAGTTCTCAATCATCAAGATATGAACCAACAGATGCGGGCAGTGTGATGGAAAACTTTACTGCTATTCCTACAACAGATAGTGCGGTGCCTGTTGCTCCAGTACCAAGTGCTACACCTAGTGCGCCAGCGGCTGCTACTCCTAGTGTTGAGCCTGCCCAACCATCTTCAGCAGAAGTTCCTAGTGCGCCAGCCTTGATACCGGCTGAAACACCCGCAGTAGAGGTAGCGCCTACAACTGAAGATACACCAGCAACAGAAACAAATACAACACCAGAAGGTCAATAA
- the azu gene encoding azurin, with amino-acid sequence MSIKKFALAALLSIAAAPVMAAECSVVVESNDAMQFNTKEIAISKACSSFEIELKHTGSMPKAAMGHNIVIGKTADMQGILTDGMAAGADKDYVKEGDERVIAHSALIGGGESTKFTVDTAKLEKGGDYEFVCSFPGHASIMKGAVKVTD; translated from the coding sequence ATGTCTATTAAAAAATTTGCTTTAGCTGCTTTATTATCTATTGCTGCTGCACCTGTAATGGCTGCTGAGTGTTCAGTAGTAGTTGAGTCTAATGATGCTATGCAATTTAATACAAAAGAAATTGCTATTAGCAAAGCATGCTCTTCTTTTGAAATTGAATTAAAACATACTGGTTCTATGCCTAAAGCAGCAATGGGTCACAATATCGTTATCGGTAAAACAGCTGATATGCAAGGTATCCTAACTGATGGTATGGCTGCTGGTGCAGATAAAGATTATGTAAAAGAAGGTGATGAGCGTGTTATTGCTCACTCTGCTTTAATCGGTGGTGGTGAATCAACTAAATTTACTGTTGATACAGCTAAATTAGAGAAAGGCGGTGATTACGAGTTCGTTTGCTCTTTCCCAGGTCATGCTTCTATCATGAAAGGTGCTGTAAAAGTAACTGACTAA
- a CDS encoding NADH-quinone oxidoreductase subunit A, which translates to MNIAEYFPVLLFILVALGLGCFLLFAGSFLGPRKPGAEKNSPYECGFEAFEDARMRFDVRYYLVAILFILFDLELAFLFPWAIANGHVGIVGFTTAMLFLVILTIGFIYEWKKGALDWD; encoded by the coding sequence ATGAATATTGCTGAATATTTTCCTGTGCTTCTTTTTATCTTGGTAGCATTGGGACTAGGCTGTTTTCTCTTGTTTGCAGGTTCTTTTTTAGGCCCTCGCAAACCTGGAGCAGAAAAAAACTCACCGTATGAGTGTGGTTTTGAAGCCTTTGAAGATGCCCGTATGCGTTTTGATGTACGGTATTACTTGGTGGCTATTCTCTTTATTTTATTTGATTTAGAGTTGGCTTTTTTATTTCCTTGGGCGATCGCTAATGGTCATGTTGGTATCGTAGGTTTTACAACAGCAATGTTGTTTTTGGTGATTCTAACCATTGGTTTTATCTACGAATGGAAAAAAGGCGCCTTAGATTGGGATTAA
- a CDS encoding NuoB/complex I 20 kDa subunit family protein, with protein sequence MEEQLNNKGFLVTSADAVMNWVKTGSMWPMTFGLACCAVEMMHAGAARYDLDQFGIIFRPSPRQSDVMIVAGTLCNKMAPALRKVYDQMAEPRWVVSMGSCANGGGYYHYSYSVVRGCDRVVPVDIYVPGCPPTAEALVYGLLQLQNKIRRTNTIAREA encoded by the coding sequence ATGGAAGAACAGTTAAACAATAAAGGTTTCTTGGTCACAAGCGCTGATGCGGTGATGAACTGGGTAAAAACAGGCTCTATGTGGCCAATGACATTCGGTCTCGCCTGTTGTGCCGTTGAGATGATGCACGCTGGTGCTGCTCGTTATGACTTAGACCAATTTGGTATTATTTTCCGTCCTAGCCCACGTCAGTCTGATGTGATGATTGTAGCTGGGACTTTGTGTAATAAAATGGCCCCTGCTTTACGTAAGGTATATGACCAAATGGCAGAGCCTCGCTGGGTCGTATCAATGGGTTCCTGTGCGAACGGGGGTGGTTATTATCACTACTCCTATTCTGTTGTACGCGGCTGTGATCGTGTTGTGCCTGTTGATATTTATGTTCCAGGCTGTCCGCCAACGGCTGAAGCACTCGTATATGGACTATTGCAATTACAAAACAAAATTCGTCGTACCAATACGATTGCTCGAGAAGCATAG
- a CDS encoding NADH-quinone oxidoreductase subunit C translates to MTRLQTLEQNLLERLGDTFPMHNQYGEITLEIPAEQWVKCCTTLRDDPALSFEVAVDLAGVDYLTYGRPGNGPKTPFPGRFAVVVHLLSIKHNWRLSVKVFAPNDDLPMVSSLVEVWPSLGWFEREAFDMFGIVFDGHPDLRRILTDYGFIGHPFRKDFPLSGYVEMRYDEQAQRVIYQPVSIEPRELIPRVIREEGYGKGV, encoded by the coding sequence ATGACGCGTTTACAAACTCTTGAACAAAACCTACTTGAACGCTTAGGCGATACGTTCCCTATGCATAATCAGTACGGTGAAATTACTCTTGAAATTCCTGCAGAGCAATGGGTCAAATGCTGTACTACATTGCGTGATGATCCTGCACTTAGTTTTGAAGTGGCAGTCGATTTAGCAGGTGTTGACTACTTAACTTACGGTCGCCCTGGTAATGGGCCTAAAACACCTTTTCCTGGTCGTTTTGCTGTAGTTGTTCATCTTCTTTCTATTAAACATAATTGGCGACTTAGTGTAAAAGTATTTGCGCCCAATGATGATTTGCCTATGGTTTCTTCTTTGGTAGAAGTATGGCCAAGTCTTGGTTGGTTTGAGCGAGAAGCCTTTGATATGTTTGGTATTGTGTTTGATGGACACCCAGATTTACGCCGTATTTTGACTGATTATGGTTTTATTGGTCATCCATTCCGTAAAGATTTCCCATTATCAGGTTATGTTGAAATGCGTTATGATGAACAAGCACAGCGCGTTATTTATCAACCTGTGTCAATTGAACCACGAGAGCTTATCCCTCGTGTCATTCGTGAAGAAGGTTATGGGAAAGGAGTATAA
- a CDS encoding NADH-quinone oxidoreductase subunit D: MSDIKNYTLNFGPQHPAAHGVLRLILELSGEVIQRADPHIGLLHRGTEKLAEHKTFLQALPYMDRLDYVSMMVNEHAYCMAVERLLGIEVPLRAQYIRVMFDEITRILNHLMSVGSHALDVGAMAVMLYAFREREDLMDCYEAVSGARMHAAYYRPGGVYRDLPDTMPKHEIDSKYRSVREMKRLNANREGSLLDFIEDFTKRFPTYVDEYETLLTDNRIWKQRLVGIGVVDPERAKALGFSGVMLRGSGVEWDLRRKQPYEVYDRLDFNIPVGVNGDCYDRYLVRIAEMRESNRIIAQCVEWLKNNPGPVITDNHKVAPPKREQMKTGMEDLIHHFKLFSEGYPVPAGEVYVAVEHPKGEFGIYMVSDGANKPYRLKIRAPGFVHLQALDEMSRGHMLADAVTIIGTQDIVFGEIDR; the protein is encoded by the coding sequence ATGTCAGATATTAAAAACTATACCCTTAACTTCGGTCCACAACACCCTGCTGCTCACGGTGTATTGCGTTTAATCCTTGAGTTAAGTGGTGAGGTTATTCAACGAGCAGACCCTCATATTGGTCTTTTGCATCGTGGTACTGAAAAGCTAGCAGAGCATAAAACATTCTTACAAGCATTGCCTTATATGGATCGTTTAGACTACGTGTCTATGATGGTTAATGAGCATGCTTACTGTATGGCAGTTGAGCGTTTATTGGGTATTGAAGTGCCACTTCGTGCGCAGTATATTCGCGTTATGTTTGATGAAATTACCCGTATCCTTAACCATTTAATGAGTGTGGGATCACACGCACTTGACGTGGGTGCGATGGCGGTGATGCTGTACGCTTTCCGTGAACGTGAAGATTTAATGGACTGTTATGAAGCGGTTTCTGGGGCACGTATGCATGCAGCTTACTATCGCCCTGGTGGTGTTTATCGTGATTTACCCGATACAATGCCTAAACATGAGATTGACTCTAAGTACCGTAGCGTGCGAGAGATGAAACGTCTTAATGCTAATCGTGAGGGATCATTATTAGATTTTATTGAAGATTTTACAAAACGATTCCCAACCTATGTAGATGAATATGAAACCTTATTAACAGATAATCGTATTTGGAAGCAGCGTTTAGTGGGTATTGGCGTAGTCGATCCTGAGCGTGCCAAGGCATTAGGGTTCTCTGGTGTGATGTTACGTGGTTCAGGTGTAGAATGGGATTTACGTCGTAAACAACCTTATGAAGTGTATGATCGTTTAGATTTCAATATTCCAGTAGGGGTAAATGGCGACTGTTATGATCGTTATTTAGTGCGTATTGCTGAAATGCGAGAGAGTAATCGCATTATTGCGCAGTGTGTGGAATGGTTAAAAAATAATCCCGGTCCTGTTATTACCGATAATCATAAAGTCGCGCCACCAAAGCGTGAACAAATGAAAACAGGTATGGAAGATTTGATTCACCACTTTAAACTCTTCTCTGAGGGATATCCTGTTCCAGCTGGTGAGGTATATGTGGCTGTTGAGCATCCAAAAGGTGAGTTTGGTATTTATATGGTATCTGATGGGGCGAATAAGCCATATCGCTTAAAAATTCGTGCCCCTGGTTTTGTGCATCTACAAGCACTAGACGAAATGTCTCGTGGTCATATGTTAGCTGATGCGGTAACTATTATTGGTACTCAGGATATTGTATTTGGTGAGATTGACCGCTAA
- the nuoE gene encoding NADH-quinone oxidoreductase subunit NuoE codes for MLLSEQAYKLIDIELAKYPEDQRQSAVMSALRIAQTEKGWVSPEVIDDIAKYIGMPAIAVQEVATFYNMYDLKPVGRFKVTVCTNLPCALREGEKTLDYLKEKLGIDVNETTPDGLITLKEGECMGACGDAPVLLVNNHHMCVRMSRERIDEMLEDIRKEGQA; via the coding sequence ATGTTGCTTTCAGAACAGGCTTATAAATTAATAGATATTGAGTTGGCGAAGTATCCAGAGGATCAACGACAGTCTGCTGTTATGTCCGCACTACGGATTGCGCAAACTGAAAAAGGCTGGGTATCTCCAGAAGTTATTGATGACATAGCAAAGTATATTGGTATGCCAGCTATTGCTGTGCAAGAAGTGGCGACCTTTTACAATATGTATGACTTAAAACCCGTAGGGCGTTTTAAAGTAACGGTGTGTACAAACTTACCCTGTGCGCTACGAGAGGGTGAAAAAACATTAGATTACCTCAAAGAAAAATTAGGAATTGATGTTAATGAAACTACTCCAGATGGATTAATTACCTTGAAAGAGGGTGAGTGTATGGGGGCTTGTGGTGATGCACCTGTATTATTGGTGAATAACCATCATATGTGTGTGCGTATGTCCAGAGAACGTATTGACGAAATGTTAGAAGACATTCGTAAGGAGGGGCAAGCATGA
- the nuoF gene encoding NADH-quinone oxidoreductase subunit NuoF, which produces MSFLAKYSQGLDHNPGNDLATSMALHGRHIKPQILADLDGKNWHIEDYIKRGGYEALRKILTTGMTQEDIIAEIKTSGLRGRGGAGFPTGLKWSFMPRSFPGQKYIVCNSDEGEPGTFKDRDILRFNPHAVIEGMIIAGYVMGVSVGYNYIHGEIFEIYRRFEEALVEAREAGFLGNNILGTDFSFQLHAHHGYGAYVCGEETGLLESLEGKKGQPRFKPPFPASFGLYGKPTTINNTETFAAVPWIIRNGGQAYAEVGIPNNGGTKLFSISGDVERPGTYEIPLGTPFSTLLELAGGVRGNLKAVIPGGSSAPVIPGHIMMDLTMDYDSIAKQGGSMLGSGAVIVMNDTRCMVKSLLRLSYFYYEESCGQCTPCREGTGWLYRVVNRIENGQGRQEDLDMLDTIAGNIMGRTICALGDAAAMPVRGFLKHYRDEFAYHIEHKKCVVAPYK; this is translated from the coding sequence ATGAGCTTTTTAGCAAAATACTCTCAAGGCTTAGATCATAATCCAGGTAATGACTTAGCCACCAGTATGGCTTTACATGGTCGCCATATCAAACCACAAATTCTAGCAGATTTAGATGGAAAAAACTGGCATATTGAAGACTATATTAAACGCGGTGGTTATGAGGCTTTGCGCAAAATTCTAACAACAGGAATGACGCAAGAAGATATCATTGCTGAAATTAAAACATCTGGTTTACGTGGTCGTGGAGGGGCAGGTTTCCCTACGGGACTAAAATGGAGCTTTATGCCACGCTCTTTCCCTGGACAAAAATATATTGTCTGTAATTCGGATGAGGGTGAGCCAGGTACGTTTAAAGACCGTGATATTCTTCGCTTTAATCCTCATGCTGTTATTGAAGGTATGATTATTGCAGGCTATGTCATGGGTGTTAGTGTTGGTTATAACTATATCCATGGTGAAATTTTTGAAATTTACCGCCGTTTTGAAGAAGCCCTTGTTGAAGCACGAGAGGCAGGCTTTTTAGGCAATAATATTCTAGGAACTGACTTTAGTTTCCAATTACACGCACATCATGGTTATGGTGCTTATGTTTGTGGTGAAGAAACGGGTTTATTAGAATCGCTAGAGGGTAAAAAAGGTCAGCCACGCTTTAAACCACCTTTCCCTGCTAGTTTTGGTCTTTATGGTAAGCCAACAACAATTAATAATACAGAGACTTTTGCTGCTGTTCCTTGGATTATTCGTAATGGTGGGCAGGCTTATGCCGAAGTGGGTATCCCTAATAATGGTGGTACAAAATTATTCTCTATTTCTGGTGATGTAGAGCGTCCCGGTACTTATGAGATTCCGCTAGGAACACCATTTTCTACCTTGCTTGAGTTAGCCGGTGGCGTACGTGGTAATCTAAAAGCGGTTATTCCTGGGGGGTCAAGTGCACCAGTTATCCCTGGTCATATTATGATGGATTTAACCATGGATTATGACTCTATCGCTAAACAAGGTGGCTCTATGTTGGGGTCTGGTGCAGTGATTGTAATGAATGATACACGTTGTATGGTGAAGTCTTTACTTCGTTTATCTTATTTCTATTACGAAGAGAGCTGCGGACAATGTACGCCTTGTAGAGAAGGAACAGGTTGGTTGTATCGTGTTGTCAATCGTATTGAGAATGGTCAAGGTCGTCAAGAAGACTTAGATATGCTTGATACGATTGCGGGTAATATTATGGGACGTACAATTTGTGCGTTGGGTGATGCGGCAGCGATGCCTGTTCGAGGCTTCCTAAAACATTATCGTGATGAATTTGCTTACCACATTGAACATAAAAAATGTGTGGTAGCTCCTTACAAATAG
- the nuoG gene encoding NADH-quinone oxidoreductase subunit NuoG encodes MVELTIDGKTVSVPDGSMVMHAAEELGIYVPHFCYHKKLSIAASCRMCLVEVEKAPKALPACATPVTQGMVVHTNSEKAKAAQQAVMEFLLINHPLDCPICDQGGECQLQDLAVGYGKTTSRYQEEKRVVVHKSTGPLVSAEEMSRCILCTRCVRFGQEVAGQMELGVLNRGEHSEIASFVGKAVESELSGNMIDICPVGALTSKPFRYSARTWELARRRSVSPHDSVGANLVVQVKGDKVMRVVPFENEEVNECWISDKDRWSYEGLNVEDRLTVPMVRDENNVWCEVSWESALKVVSDALGQIAHKDGPEYLGALATESATLEELALLKRIMTGLGSSNVDTLLRNNDNNFARAFDGVPWLGMPLADLNHVDGVVVIGSNLRKDHPLMAQRLRQAAKKGARITLIDSYGEDPLFPVAARLTVAPSALVKTLEEVTKAVAQLKAGEQADLSNPIHALAAQLINGTKPAVFVGNAAVAAPDASQIVARAQNLADAYGATLGFLTAGANTVGAYITGAVARGDGLSAKQMLENPLKAMVVLHAEPKFDIENGVAAEYSLMDTFGIALTSYKSAATNWAKVMLPIAPFTETSGTFINAEGRVQSFKGVVPGKGLSRPAWKVLRVLGNLLQFTDFDQESSEQIRDEVIGSGITSKLSNKVNVIGQEIRRYNAHDGGLERVAEVAIYRTDAVVRRAEALQETEISRTPKVRLNAVTLTNLQVAEGEKVKVKSAVGEGEFIVALDNNLADDTIRVAQGFDATAALGNAYARLTVERI; translated from the coding sequence ATGGTTGAATTAACTATAGATGGTAAAACCGTATCCGTTCCTGATGGTAGCATGGTGATGCACGCAGCGGAGGAATTGGGTATCTATGTTCCTCATTTTTGCTATCACAAAAAGCTATCTATTGCGGCTAGCTGTCGTATGTGTTTAGTAGAGGTAGAAAAAGCCCCTAAAGCGTTGCCAGCCTGTGCAACCCCCGTTACACAAGGAATGGTGGTACATACAAACTCAGAAAAAGCTAAGGCTGCTCAACAAGCGGTAATGGAGTTCTTATTAATTAATCACCCATTGGATTGCCCTATTTGCGACCAAGGGGGTGAATGTCAGCTTCAAGACTTAGCGGTAGGTTATGGTAAAACAACCTCTCGTTATCAAGAAGAGAAACGTGTTGTTGTTCATAAGTCAACAGGGCCTTTAGTATCTGCTGAAGAAATGTCGCGTTGTATTCTATGTACACGTTGTGTGCGTTTCGGTCAAGAAGTAGCAGGTCAAATGGAGCTAGGGGTATTAAACCGCGGTGAACATTCTGAGATTGCCTCATTTGTCGGTAAAGCGGTTGAATCAGAGCTTTCTGGTAATATGATTGATATTTGCCCTGTAGGTGCATTAACATCAAAACCTTTCCGTTATTCTGCTCGTACATGGGAATTAGCTCGTCGTCGCTCTGTTAGTCCACATGATAGTGTTGGTGCTAATCTTGTTGTACAAGTCAAGGGTGATAAAGTTATGCGTGTCGTTCCTTTTGAAAATGAAGAGGTGAACGAATGCTGGATTAGCGATAAAGATCGTTGGTCTTATGAGGGGCTTAATGTAGAAGATCGCTTAACAGTCCCTATGGTACGCGATGAAAATAATGTTTGGTGCGAAGTATCTTGGGAAAGTGCCTTAAAAGTTGTTTCGGATGCACTAGGACAGATTGCACATAAAGATGGCCCTGAATACTTAGGTGCATTAGCAACAGAATCTGCAACATTAGAAGAGCTAGCATTATTAAAACGTATTATGACTGGACTTGGTTCTAGCAATGTAGATACCTTGTTACGTAATAATGATAATAACTTTGCTCGAGCCTTTGATGGTGTACCTTGGTTGGGTATGCCATTAGCTGATTTAAATCATGTTGATGGTGTGGTTGTCATTGGTTCTAATTTACGTAAAGACCACCCGCTTATGGCACAACGCTTGCGTCAAGCGGCTAAAAAAGGTGCTCGTATCACACTTATTGATAGTTATGGTGAAGATCCATTATTCCCTGTTGCGGCTCGTTTAACAGTAGCACCTTCTGCACTAGTAAAAACACTTGAAGAAGTAACAAAAGCAGTGGCACAGTTGAAAGCAGGGGAACAAGCTGATTTATCTAATCCTATACACGCATTAGCAGCACAGTTAATCAATGGTACAAAACCAGCTGTTTTCGTGGGTAATGCGGCAGTAGCAGCCCCAGATGCGAGTCAGATCGTAGCACGTGCACAAAACCTAGCGGATGCTTATGGTGCGACACTTGGCTTCCTTACAGCAGGGGCAAATACAGTCGGTGCTTATATTACAGGTGCTGTTGCTCGTGGGGATGGTTTAAGTGCTAAGCAAATGCTTGAAAATCCATTGAAAGCAATGGTTGTATTACACGCAGAGCCAAAATTTGATATTGAAAATGGAGTTGCGGCTGAGTATAGCTTAATGGATACATTTGGTATTGCATTAACCTCTTATAAATCAGCAGCGACCAATTGGGCAAAAGTGATGTTGCCTATTGCACCATTTACGGAAACATCAGGTACATTTATTAATGCTGAAGGTAGAGTACAAAGCTTTAAAGGAGTTGTTCCTGGCAAGGGATTGTCTCGTCCAGCATGGAAAGTGTTACGTGTTTTAGGTAATTTACTGCAGTTTACTGATTTTGATCAAGAATCTTCTGAACAAATCCGTGATGAAGTGATAGGTTCAGGTATTACCAGTAAATTAAGCAATAAAGTTAATGTGATTGGACAAGAAATACGCCGTTATAATGCACATGATGGTGGATTAGAGCGAGTAGCAGAAGTAGCGATTTATCGTACTGATGCTGTTGTTCGTCGAGCAGAAGCTTTACAAGAGACTGAAATTAGTCGTACACCAAAAGTACGTCTTAATGCTGTAACATTAACAAATTTACAAGTTGCCGAGGGTGAGAAGGTGAAAGTAAAATCTGCGGTAGGAGAGGGCGAGTTTATTGTCGCTCTTGATAATAATCTAGCAGATGATACGATACGTGTTGCCCAAGGGTTTGATGCAACTGCGGCGTTAGGTAATGCCTATGCCCGTTTAACTGTGGAGCGAATCTAA
- the nuoH gene encoding NADH-quinone oxidoreductase subunit NuoH, which translates to MDIWSWFTDGIAALNVWGTNLVGETAWLIIWSIIKILVIALPIIICVAFLTLWERRMIGYMHIRRGPNRVGPGGILQPFADVLKLLTKEVIVPTKSNKILYIVAPIITLVPALAAWAVVPFGPEAVLANVNAGLLFIMAVTSLGVYGVILAGWASNSKYPFIAAMRASAQMISYELAMGFVLLTVLLVSGTLNMNGIVTAQTQGWFADKGLTFLSWNWLPLLPLFVIYVIATVAETNRHPFDVVEGESEIVAGHMVEYSGMGFAMFFLAEYANMILLSAMASIMFLGGWSSPVDFAPFNLIPGWLWLGIKAFIVVSFFIWFRASFPRYRYDQIMRLGWKVFIPLTGIWLVVVAIWMQTPFNIWN; encoded by the coding sequence ATGGATATTTGGTCTTGGTTCACAGATGGTATTGCTGCGCTGAATGTCTGGGGGACAAACCTAGTCGGTGAAACAGCATGGCTCATCATTTGGTCTATTATAAAAATTTTAGTTATTGCATTACCGATTATTATCTGTGTGGCATTCCTAACATTGTGGGAACGTCGTATGATCGGCTATATGCATATTCGCCGAGGACCTAACCGTGTGGGTCCCGGTGGTATTCTTCAACCGTTTGCTGACGTACTAAAATTATTAACAAAAGAAGTGATCGTTCCTACAAAATCAAACAAGATTTTGTATATTGTTGCCCCTATCATTACCTTAGTACCTGCCTTGGCAGCTTGGGCAGTTGTGCCTTTTGGCCCTGAAGCGGTGCTAGCGAATGTAAATGCTGGTTTACTGTTTATTATGGCAGTAACTTCTCTTGGCGTTTATGGTGTGATTCTTGCGGGTTGGGCATCAAACTCTAAATATCCCTTTATTGCAGCTATGCGTGCTTCGGCTCAGATGATTTCGTATGAGTTAGCAATGGGTTTTGTGTTACTCACCGTTTTATTAGTGTCTGGTACATTAAATATGAACGGTATCGTTACGGCACAAACGCAAGGTTGGTTTGCTGATAAAGGGCTAACTTTCCTTTCTTGGAACTGGTTACCGTTATTACCTTTATTTGTTATTTATGTGATTGCAACTGTTGCAGAGACAAACCGTCACCCATTTGACGTGGTGGAAGGGGAGTCTGAAATTGTAGCAGGTCATATGGTGGAATACTCGGGTATGGGTTTTGCGATGTTCTTCCTTGCTGAATATGCCAATATGATTTTATTATCGGCAATGGCATCTATTATGTTCCTTGGAGGATGGTCTAGTCCTGTTGATTTTGCCCCCTTTAATTTAATTCCTGGGTGGCTATGGTTAGGGATTAAAGCCTTTATCGTTGTTTCTTTCTTTATTTGGTTCCGTGCATCATTCCCACGCTATCGTTATGACCAAATTATGCGCTTGGGTTGGAAAGTATTTATTCCACTCACTGGTATTTGGTTAGTAGTCGTTGCCATTTGGATGCAAACACCATTTAATATTTGGAACTAG